A window of Mycolicibacterium madagascariense genomic DNA:
ACGTGCCCAGGACGAAGACCAGCCCGTGGGAACGCTTTCCGGTGGCAATGCGCAGAAGGTGATGCTGGCCCGCCAGCTCGTCGAGCGGCCCACGCTGCTGCTCCTGGCCGAGCCCACGCAGGGCGTCGACATCGGGGCCAAGGAGGAGATCCACCGCATCGTCACCGATCTCGCCGACAGCGGCACCGCAGTCCTCGTCGTGACGTCGGATCTGCAGGAGGCACTGCGTATCACCGACCGGTTGCTCGTCATCCGCGCGGGCACCGTCGCCGCGGAGTTCGGTCCGGACGCCCGGCAGGTCGACGTCCTGGCCGCCGCCGCGGGAGACCGGGAAGGGGTGGGGACGTGAGCGCCACGGCGGAATCCATCGCCGCCTCGGTGCGTACGCGGGCCCGGGTGCTGCCCGCACCGGTGACGCCCGCCGAGATTGCGTTGATCGCGGTGCTCGTCGTGCTGTGGATCGCGCTGGCCTTCGCGACGCCGGCATTCCTCAGCGCGGGCTCGATCGTCCCGTTGCTCGTCGAGTTCTCCCCGGTCGCGTTGATCGGCATCGGCATGACGTTCGTGATCGTCACCGGAGGCATCGACGTCTCCGTCGGTGGCGCCATCATGGTGTGTGCGGTCGTCACGGCCAAGCTCATGCGGGATCAGTCCCTGCCGATGGTGTGGTGCGTGCTCGTGGCGGTCGCGACGGGCGCGGTACTGGGAGCGGTCAACGGCGCACTCATCGCCTACGGGCGCGTGCACGCCATCATCATCACGTTCGGCACCGCGAACCTGTTCCTGTTCGTCGGCCTGCAGATCTTCGCCTCCCAACCGATCAGCGGCATGCCGAACACGTTGTCCTGGTTCGGTCGTGGCGTCGACGGCCGCACGCTGGGGGTGCCGCACAGCTTCGCCATCACCGTCGTGCTCGCGGCGCTCGCGTGGT
This region includes:
- a CDS encoding ABC transporter permease, producing the protein MSATAESIAASVRTRARVLPAPVTPAEIALIAVLVVLWIALAFATPAFLSAGSIVPLLVEFSPVALIGIGMTFVIVTGGIDVSVGGAIMVCAVVTAKLMRDQSLPMVWCVLVAVATGAVLGAVNGALIAYGRVHAIIITFGTANLFLFVGLQIFASQPISGMPNTLSWFGRGVDGRTLGVPHSFAITVVLAALAWWYLRLTPGGRHFFAVGGDPLAARLAGIRVQRRILIAYVITGVLVGLGAIFTLAKGTSSLDQSVGSGQELAVIAAVVIGGTSIMGGRGSVFGTVLGALLVQTVKSGVTQLGWPSQLSDLFVGVFIVVAVGTDLLRRRARRNP